One segment of Meriones unguiculatus strain TT.TT164.6M chromosome X, Bangor_MerUng_6.1, whole genome shotgun sequence DNA contains the following:
- the LOC110544528 gene encoding polyadenylate-binding protein 1-like 2, with the protein MDEELAAALAAEEEEAAAGGSDDGNPDFPTASLYVGDLHPEVTESMLYEKFSPAGPILSIRLCRDKVTRRSLGYAYVNYQQPVDAKRALETMNFDVINGRPVRIMWSQRDPSLRKSGVGNVFIKNLGKTIDNKALYNIFSAFGNILSCKVACDEKGPKGYGFVHFQKQESAERAIDALNGMFLNYRKIFVGRFKSHKEREAERGAWARQSTSADLKDFDDDSDDEATFR; encoded by the coding sequence ATGGATGAGGAGCTGGCGGCGGCCCTGGCcgcagaagaggaagaggccgCGGCGGGGGGCTCCGACGACGGCAACCCCGACTTTCCCACGGCCTCGCTGTACGTGGGCGACCTGCACCCCGAGGTGACCGAGTCCATGCTGTATGAGAAGTTCAGCCCCGCAGGGCCCATCCTGTCCATCCGCCTCTGCAGAGACAAGGTCACCCGGCGCTCCCTGGGCTACGCGTATGTCAACTACCAGCAACCGGTGGACGCCAAGCGGGCCCTGGAGACCATGAACTTTGACGTTATCAATGGCAGGCCGGTGCGCATCATGTGGTCCCAGAGGGACCCGTCGCTCCGCAAGAGCGGCGTGGGCAACGTCTTCATCAAGAACCTGGGCAAGACCATCGACAACAAGGCGCTCTACAACATCTTCTCGGCCTTCGGCAACATCCTGTCCTGCAAGGTGGCCTGTGACGAAAAGGGGCCCAAGGGCTACGGGTTCGTGCACTTCCAGAAGCAGGAGTCTGCCGAGCGGGCCATAGATGCGCTGAATGGCATGTTCCTCAACTACCGCAAGATTTTTGTGGGGAGATTCAAGTCCCACAAGGAGAGAGAGGCCGAAAGGGGAGCCTGGGCCCGCCAGTCCACCAGCGCTGACCTCAAGGATTTCGACGATGACTCCGATGACGAGGCCACCTTCCGATGA